Proteins from a single region of Aerococcus viridans:
- a CDS encoding RluA family pseudouridine synthase: MDVPILYEDNHLLLVQKPVNIPVQGDQSGDKDLLTHLKEDIKYRYQKPGNVYLGLVHRLDRPVGGAMVFAKTSKAASRLSDQVRRNAMERTYLAVVNGKPKQASNRLVDYLYKNRQKNKVSIVSEHHKEGKKAILDYSVIASKDGLSLVSVQLQTGRPHQIRVQLAGLGTPIWGDQKYGEQYSKVGQQIALWAHSLTLHHPVQKTPITVESPLPEAYPWNIW, encoded by the coding sequence ATGGACGTGCCGATTTTATATGAGGATAATCATTTATTATTGGTTCAAAAACCAGTAAATATACCAGTTCAAGGCGACCAAAGTGGGGATAAAGACTTACTTACCCACCTAAAAGAGGATATCAAATACCGCTATCAAAAACCGGGTAATGTCTATTTAGGATTAGTACATCGACTAGACCGTCCGGTTGGTGGGGCAATGGTATTCGCCAAGACTTCAAAAGCCGCGTCAAGATTATCTGACCAGGTTCGGCGGAATGCGATGGAACGGACCTATCTTGCGGTGGTCAATGGGAAACCGAAACAGGCTAGCAACCGCCTTGTGGATTACCTGTACAAAAACCGACAAAAGAATAAAGTGTCAATTGTTTCAGAGCACCATAAAGAAGGGAAAAAGGCTATCCTAGATTATAGTGTTATCGCATCTAAAGACGGACTCAGTCTAGTTAGTGTGCAATTACAGACCGGTCGCCCCCATCAAATTAGGGTCCAACTGGCGGGACTTGGAACGCCTATTTGGGGGGATCAAAAATATGGTGAACAATATAGTAAAGTGGGTCAACAAATTGCTTTGTGGGCGCATAGTCTGACCTTACACCACCCTGTTCAAAAGACCCCAATCACTGTAGAATCCCCCTTGCCAGAAGCTTATCCTTGGAATATTTGGTAA
- the trpA gene encoding tryptophan synthase subunit alpha, whose amino-acid sequence MSKIAEAFQNKKAFITYLMAGDPNLDQSVENILAAQEAGADLIEIGIPFSDPIAEGPVVENASVRALSAGVRLNNVFDMVASLQNKIRVPLVFMTYLNPVFVYGYDNFFSKCQEIGISGIIIPDLPFEEQEEVKVVASQYGIEVITLIAPTSKDRIKEVAKKAEGFIYLVSSMGVTGVRSNITTDISAMVAEIRAVSDIPVAVGFGINQPSQVREIAAKADGVIVGSGIVGLVEAHGNDAKSHIYDYVHEMQAVLR is encoded by the coding sequence ATGAGTAAAATAGCTGAAGCATTCCAAAATAAAAAGGCCTTTATCACCTACTTAATGGCCGGTGATCCCAATCTAGACCAGTCAGTTGAAAATATTCTAGCTGCCCAAGAAGCAGGGGCTGACTTGATTGAAATCGGGATTCCTTTTTCAGATCCAATCGCTGAAGGGCCAGTTGTAGAAAATGCGAGTGTTCGGGCCTTATCAGCAGGAGTGCGCTTGAATAATGTCTTTGATATGGTGGCCTCATTGCAGAATAAAATCCGTGTGCCTTTGGTATTTATGACCTATTTAAACCCGGTTTTTGTATACGGTTATGACAATTTCTTCTCCAAGTGCCAGGAGATTGGGATTTCAGGGATTATCATTCCTGATTTACCATTCGAGGAGCAGGAGGAAGTGAAGGTTGTCGCAAGTCAGTATGGCATTGAGGTTATTACCTTGATTGCCCCGACTTCTAAAGACCGGATTAAGGAAGTAGCCAAAAAGGCAGAAGGCTTCATCTATCTAGTGTCGTCTATGGGTGTTACCGGTGTCCGGTCTAATATTACAACGGATATTTCTGCGATGGTGGCTGAAATTCGCGCTGTATCGGATATTCCGGTAGCAGTCGGTTTCGGGATTAACCAGCCAAGTCAAGTGAGAGAGATTGCAGCTAAAGCGGATGGCGTCATTGTAGGTAGCGGGATTGTGGGTTTAGTTGAAGCTCACGGAAATGATGCCAAGTCTCACATTTACGACTATGTTCATGAGATGCAAGCAGTCCTAAGGTAG
- the trpB gene encoding tryptophan synthase subunit beta encodes MTNGRFGDFGGQYIPETLMAEVQRVEEAYNFYKNDEAFQAELTTLLNDYAGRPSRLYYAENMTADLGGAKVYLKREDLNHTGSHKINNVLGQALLAKKMGKTRLIAETGAGQHGVATATAAALLKMECEIFMGQEDTDRQALNVFRMELLGAKVNSVAKGTKTLKDAVNETMREWSNRVEDTHYVLGSVMGPHPYPTMVRDFQSVISREIKDEFQKKHGQLPDAVIACVGGGSNAIGTFYHFIEDEGVRLIGCEAAGKGIHTTQHAATMAKGTTGIFHGMKSLFCQDEYGQIAPVYSISAGLDYPGIGPEHARLNEVGRAEYVPVTDDEAVAAFEYLSKMEGIIPAIESAHAVAYAQKLAPTLSPDESIVICLSGRGDKDVAAIARYKGEEIYE; translated from the coding sequence ATGACTAATGGTAGATTTGGCGACTTTGGTGGCCAGTATATTCCAGAAACCTTGATGGCTGAAGTGCAACGGGTGGAGGAAGCTTACAATTTTTATAAGAATGATGAGGCATTTCAGGCGGAGTTGACGACTTTATTAAATGATTATGCGGGTCGTCCATCGCGTTTGTATTATGCAGAGAATATGACGGCAGATTTAGGCGGGGCCAAGGTATATCTAAAAAGAGAAGACCTGAACCATACCGGGTCGCACAAAATTAATAACGTCCTAGGGCAAGCCTTGTTGGCGAAAAAAATGGGGAAAACCCGTTTAATTGCAGAAACTGGGGCTGGTCAGCACGGGGTGGCGACTGCAACAGCGGCAGCCTTATTGAAGATGGAATGTGAAATTTTTATGGGGCAAGAAGATACAGACCGGCAAGCTTTGAATGTCTTTCGGATGGAATTATTAGGGGCTAAGGTGAACAGCGTGGCTAAGGGAACCAAAACCTTGAAGGATGCGGTGAACGAAACTATGCGTGAATGGAGTAATCGGGTGGAAGATACGCATTATGTCCTAGGTTCAGTTATGGGGCCTCATCCATATCCAACTATGGTGCGGGACTTCCAAAGTGTGATTTCTCGTGAAATTAAAGATGAATTCCAGAAAAAACATGGGCAATTGCCGGATGCAGTCATTGCTTGCGTGGGTGGTGGGTCTAATGCGATTGGGACTTTCTACCACTTCATTGAAGACGAAGGGGTTCGTTTAATTGGTTGTGAAGCGGCTGGGAAAGGGATTCATACGACTCAACATGCAGCGACTATGGCCAAGGGGACGACAGGTATTTTCCACGGCATGAAGAGTTTATTCTGCCAAGATGAGTACGGTCAAATTGCCCCAGTTTATTCCATTTCAGCGGGTCTTGACTATCCAGGGATTGGGCCAGAACACGCCCGTTTAAATGAAGTTGGGCGTGCGGAATACGTACCAGTAACAGATGATGAAGCGGTGGCAGCTTTTGAATACCTATCTAAAATGGAAGGGATTATTCCAGCGATTGAATCTGCCCACGCTGTTGCTTACGCCCAAAAATTGGCGCCTACATTATCACCAGACGAAAGCATCGTGATTTGTCTATCAGGACGTGGGGACAAGGATGTGGCAGCCATTGCCCGTTATAAAGGAGAAGAGATTTATGAGTAA
- a CDS encoding YwbE family protein: protein MNEGNKRSNIQIGSQVKIVQKQDQRSGKLTEGIVGKILTNSQNHPHGIKVMLEDGTVGRVKEIL, encoded by the coding sequence ATGAACGAAGGTAATAAAAGAAGTAATATTCAAATTGGTAGCCAGGTAAAAATTGTTCAAAAACAGGACCAACGATCTGGAAAATTAACAGAGGGTATTGTGGGTAAAATCCTGACAAACTCTCAAAACCATCCACATGGTATTAAAGTCATGCTAGAAGATGGCACCGTTGGCCGAGTAAAGGAAATATTATAA
- a CDS encoding anthranilate synthase component II, with product MILLIDNYDSFTYNLYQLIGKNTDEAIQVVRNDQVTIDEIIDLNPSHIVISPGPGRPEDAGVTVAVTKELADHFPILGVCLGLQAMCLAYGADIIHAQPAVHGKQSTIHVASGTEIFRGLPPVVPVARYHSLIADRQSMPDELLVIAESDKGEVMAVRHRKHPMFGVQFHPESILTPSGETMIQNFLKVGGNTHD from the coding sequence ATGATTTTACTGATTGATAACTACGACAGCTTTACCTACAATCTCTATCAATTGATCGGCAAGAATACGGATGAAGCCATCCAAGTTGTGCGAAATGACCAAGTCACCATCGATGAAATTATTGATTTAAATCCTTCACATATTGTCATCTCTCCTGGTCCAGGACGACCGGAGGATGCAGGCGTCACAGTAGCTGTCACCAAAGAATTGGCTGACCATTTTCCGATTTTAGGGGTTTGTCTAGGTCTTCAAGCGATGTGTCTAGCTTACGGCGCGGATATTATTCATGCCCAACCGGCTGTCCACGGGAAACAGTCAACCATTCATGTGGCGAGTGGGACTGAGATTTTTAGAGGGTTACCGCCAGTTGTGCCAGTAGCCCGCTACCATTCGCTGATTGCGGACCGACAAAGCATGCCGGATGAGCTACTAGTGATTGCCGAATCGGACAAGGGTGAGGTGATGGCTGTCCGTCACCGTAAACACCCAATGTTTGGTGTCCAGTTCCATCCCGAGTCGATACTGACACCTTCAGGCGAAACGATGATTCAGAATTTTCTTAAAGTAGGAGGAAATACACATGATTAA
- a CDS encoding ECF transporter S component yields MKKQYAFYAVTAALVVAISLFIIIPVPASNGFFTFADVGIVTASLVFGPIGGLVVGAMSGGLIDLLSGYAQWIIFSALIHGAQGYIAGLAKDKGRKEKVLYLVLSAVVMIVGYAIASWILYGTAAAAIAGLFTNILQSGVGVLIAIPISIRLKPVIQSYL; encoded by the coding sequence ATGAAAAAACAATACGCATTTTATGCTGTTACGGCCGCATTAGTTGTAGCCATTTCTTTATTTATCATTATTCCTGTTCCTGCATCGAATGGATTCTTCACATTCGCTGATGTAGGTATCGTTACAGCTTCACTGGTGTTTGGGCCAATAGGCGGCTTGGTGGTCGGTGCTATGAGTGGTGGTTTAATTGACTTACTCTCAGGCTATGCACAGTGGATTATCTTCTCAGCACTTATCCATGGAGCGCAGGGATATATTGCTGGTTTAGCCAAAGATAAAGGCCGTAAAGAAAAAGTATTATATTTAGTTTTATCCGCAGTTGTGATGATTGTCGGTTATGCGATTGCTAGCTGGATCTTATATGGTACGGCTGCTGCAGCGATTGCTGGCTTGTTCACTAACATTCTACAATCTGGTGTAGGGGTCTTGATCGCTATCCCAATCAGTATCAGGTTAAAACCAGTTATTCAAAGTTATTTATAA
- a CDS encoding O-acetylhomoserine aminocarboxypropyltransferase/cysteine synthase family protein, with the protein MTKDYKIETQAIHAAQTIDETGSRAVPLHQTTAYVFDDVAQGANRFALAEGGNIYTRITNPTQGVFEGRVAALEGGSAGLAVASGMTAITYAIQVLAKAGDHIVATANLYGGSHNLFEHTFKDFGIDVTIVDTSDLANMDKAIQDNTKAVFVETIGNPAGNIEDISGLAEVAHKHGIPLIVDNTFATPYLARPIEHGADIVVHSATKFIGGHGTSIGGVIVESGQFDWKQNDKFPGLSQADPTYNDLVFADAFGPAAYTTKIRATLLRDTGASISPFNAWLLVQGLESLHVRMDRHVENAEKVATFLAQHDKVEWVDYAGLESSPYYSLKEKYLPLGAGSIFTFGVKGGYEGGVKFIENLELFSLLANVGDAKSLVVHPASMTHSQLTEKKLAEGGIKPETIRLSIGIENVDDIIADLDKALATI; encoded by the coding sequence ATGACAAAAGACTATAAAATTGAGACACAAGCCATTCACGCTGCCCAAACGATTGATGAAACAGGGTCACGCGCTGTTCCTTTACACCAAACAACAGCTTATGTTTTTGATGATGTTGCGCAAGGCGCTAATCGTTTTGCCTTAGCAGAAGGTGGCAATATTTATACGCGAATCACAAATCCTACTCAGGGCGTCTTTGAAGGTAGAGTGGCTGCTTTAGAAGGCGGTTCAGCTGGTTTGGCTGTCGCTTCGGGTATGACCGCTATTACTTATGCTATTCAAGTTTTAGCTAAAGCAGGAGACCATATTGTAGCGACAGCTAACCTATATGGCGGAAGCCACAACTTATTTGAACATACTTTCAAGGACTTCGGTATCGATGTAACGATAGTAGATACGAGTGATTTAGCGAATATGGACAAAGCTATTCAAGACAATACCAAGGCTGTATTTGTAGAAACAATCGGCAATCCGGCTGGAAATATTGAAGATATTAGTGGCTTAGCTGAAGTAGCACATAAGCATGGTATTCCATTAATCGTTGATAATACTTTTGCAACACCATATCTAGCGCGTCCTATTGAACATGGTGCAGATATCGTTGTCCATTCAGCGACTAAATTTATTGGTGGTCACGGTACGTCAATTGGTGGGGTAATTGTAGAAAGTGGACAGTTTGACTGGAAACAAAATGATAAGTTCCCAGGCTTAAGTCAAGCAGATCCAACTTATAATGATCTTGTTTTCGCAGATGCCTTTGGCCCAGCAGCATATACTACAAAAATTCGTGCGACGCTATTACGTGATACTGGGGCTTCAATTTCACCTTTCAATGCTTGGTTATTAGTTCAAGGCTTAGAATCATTACATGTACGTATGGATCGTCATGTTGAAAATGCAGAGAAAGTGGCTACATTCTTAGCACAACACGACAAAGTAGAATGGGTTGATTATGCGGGATTAGAAAGTAGCCCATATTATAGCTTAAAAGAAAAATACTTACCTCTAGGGGCAGGTTCAATCTTTACCTTTGGTGTTAAAGGTGGCTATGAAGGTGGGGTCAAATTCATTGAAAATCTAGAATTATTCTCTCTATTAGCGAATGTTGGAGATGCTAAATCATTAGTGGTTCACCCGGCTTCAATGACCCATAGTCAATTAACTGAAAAAAAATTAGCTGAAGGTGGCATTAAACCTGAAACAATCCGTTTATCTATCGGAATTGAAAATGTGGATGATATCATAGCTGACTTAGATAAAGCATTAGCTACGATTTAA
- the yaaA gene encoding peroxide stress protein YaaA: MKIIFAPAKEMRIDKLSTDKPIYSATTQAIIQTLQAQSDDQLKKLYKISDQQVSQVKDYIRHLNTGPTYQALDLYNGLAFRQIDVDLVDSKIASYLDQHFRILSALYGPVKATDPIRPYRLDFNTPLKVNGQNLRHLWGSDFNDFFEKGETVLNLASQEFSVMLDQGRYHWIDFEFYEYDPNKADGLKKHSTISKKGRGKMVAFLVSNQIKNLTDIQKFDADGYRFDLDHSNDNKFVFIKQRS, translated from the coding sequence ATGAAAATTATTTTTGCCCCAGCTAAAGAAATGAGAATAGATAAACTTTCAACAGATAAACCGATATATTCAGCCACTACCCAAGCCATTATCCAAACCCTACAAGCCCAGTCAGATGACCAGTTGAAAAAACTTTACAAAATTTCTGACCAACAAGTGTCACAAGTCAAAGACTATATCCGACACTTAAATACGGGTCCTACCTACCAAGCCCTGGACCTCTATAACGGCCTCGCCTTCCGTCAAATCGATGTAGACCTTGTAGATTCAAAAATCGCAAGCTATTTAGACCAACATTTCCGCATCCTATCCGCCTTATACGGCCCAGTTAAAGCCACCGACCCCATCCGCCCCTACCGACTCGATTTCAACACACCCCTTAAAGTCAACGGCCAAAACTTGCGCCACCTATGGGGAAGTGATTTTAATGACTTTTTTGAAAAGGGGGAAACAGTCTTAAATCTGGCGAGCCAGGAGTTTTCAGTGATGCTGGACCAAGGGCGCTACCATTGGATTGACTTTGAATTCTACGAATACGACCCAAACAAGGCGGATGGATTGAAAAAACATTCAACCATTTCTAAAAAGGGGCGTGGTAAGATGGTTGCCTTTTTAGTGAGCAATCAAATTAAAAATCTTACAGATATTCAAAAATTCGACGCTGACGGTTATCGATTTGACTTAGACCACTCAAATGATAATAAGTTCGTATTTATTAAGCAAAGAAGTTAA
- a CDS encoding anthranilate synthase component I family protein — protein MIKPSLEEARQLGKDHTIIPIALEIFSDVATSIEVLRTISKQSDHFYLLESVVNKDNWSRYSFLGYKPNLSIYSIDGQVTVQEGKHEESFQADDPLASLNDILDRYKSPSIDYLPPFTGGLVGYLSYDCIKYTEPSLQLTKNNPENFRDYHFMLMDKVIAFDHFRQKIVLIVNIETDKLEENYIKGATDLKDMEQMIMRPDPVREEDLTQEVGDFEALFSQEDYERIVEKIQHHIVEGDIFQAVVSNRFKAPFSGSLLQTYRLLRTINPSPYMVYMHFDDLEIACASPETLVSVRNGVASSFPLAGTVPRGATDAEDRALVEGLLQNEKELAEHDMLVDLARNDIGKVAEFGTLEVSEYRAIKQFSHVSHISSKVTAKVRPNATCLDVLKSALPAGTLSGAPKIRACQLIDEIENTKRGPYGGALGYIDFAGNMDMCIGIRMAVLKNDQVFVQSGAGIVADSDPEKEYLETKNKAKAMMTALGHEEA, from the coding sequence ATGATTAAACCAAGTTTAGAAGAGGCGAGACAGTTAGGGAAAGACCATACGATTATCCCAATTGCTTTAGAAATTTTTTCCGATGTAGCAACCTCAATCGAAGTGCTAAGAACGATTAGCAAACAATCTGACCACTTTTACCTACTAGAGAGTGTGGTGAATAAGGATAACTGGAGTCGTTATTCTTTTCTTGGCTATAAACCAAACTTGTCGATCTACTCAATAGACGGTCAAGTAACCGTGCAAGAGGGTAAGCATGAAGAAAGCTTCCAAGCAGATGATCCACTAGCATCCTTGAACGATATCCTTGACCGTTATAAGAGTCCAAGTATTGATTATTTACCACCTTTTACAGGAGGTTTGGTTGGTTACTTGTCTTATGACTGCATCAAATATACGGAACCATCTCTACAGTTAACGAAAAATAACCCAGAAAATTTCCGGGACTACCATTTCATGTTGATGGATAAGGTCATTGCCTTTGACCATTTCCGCCAAAAGATTGTCTTAATCGTCAATATCGAAACCGACAAATTAGAAGAAAACTACATCAAAGGGGCTACAGACCTGAAGGATATGGAGCAGATGATTATGCGTCCAGACCCTGTTCGCGAGGAGGACTTGACCCAAGAGGTGGGCGACTTTGAAGCTTTGTTTAGCCAAGAAGATTACGAGCGTATCGTAGAGAAAATCCAACATCATATTGTGGAGGGTGACATCTTCCAAGCGGTGGTATCCAACCGGTTTAAGGCCCCATTTTCCGGGTCATTACTCCAAACTTATCGCCTGCTTCGGACGATTAATCCGTCACCTTACATGGTCTACATGCATTTCGATGACTTAGAAATCGCGTGTGCATCACCGGAAACCCTGGTCTCTGTTCGTAACGGGGTCGCTTCATCCTTCCCACTAGCCGGTACTGTACCGCGTGGGGCAACGGATGCGGAAGATAGGGCATTAGTTGAAGGCCTCTTGCAAAATGAAAAAGAGTTGGCCGAACATGACATGCTTGTTGACTTAGCCCGCAACGATATCGGAAAGGTCGCTGAATTCGGTACCCTAGAAGTCAGTGAATACAGAGCCATCAAGCAGTTTTCACACGTCAGCCACATTTCATCCAAGGTAACGGCCAAAGTCAGACCAAACGCGACTTGTTTAGATGTCTTAAAATCAGCACTACCAGCGGGTACTTTATCCGGTGCCCCTAAGATTCGGGCCTGCCAATTGATTGATGAAATTGAAAATACCAAACGAGGCCCATATGGCGGTGCTTTAGGCTATATCGACTTTGCCGGCAACATGGATATGTGTATCGGCATCCGGATGGCTGTCTTGAAGAATGACCAAGTCTTTGTCCAATCTGGCGCTGGGATTGTGGCAGATTCAGATCCTGAAAAAGAATACTTAGAAACGAAGAACAAGGCCAAAGCCATGATGACAGCATTAGGACACGAGGAGGCGTAA
- the trpD gene encoding anthranilate phosphoribosyltransferase yields MINKAINELFLGNDLSKETAGQVMNQMMEGEATDSQMGAYLAALRMKGETIDEITASAEVMRDKGLKLSAKKDVLDIVGTGGDELNSFNISTISAFVVAAAGVAVAKHGNRSVSSKCGSADVLEALGANIFLTADQSAQILEETDFCFMIAQTYHSAMKHVAPVRKQLGARTMFNILGPLANPAGATKQLLGVYDEKLVEPLAQVLNQLNVKRAMVVHGHDGLDEITITDTTTICEVNDGKVTSYFITPEQFGLERGQLGELIGGDPEENAQIALDILNGEQGARRNIVVMNAACCLYMGKDELSLRDCVRLAEEMLDSGKAKAKLDEFIAATNRIGQEVTV; encoded by the coding sequence ATGATTAACAAGGCGATTAATGAATTATTCTTAGGCAATGATTTATCTAAAGAAACGGCAGGCCAAGTCATGAACCAGATGATGGAAGGGGAAGCTACTGACAGTCAAATGGGTGCTTACCTTGCGGCTTTGCGGATGAAGGGTGAAACAATTGACGAAATTACTGCTTCAGCTGAAGTCATGCGTGATAAGGGCCTTAAATTATCCGCAAAAAAGGACGTCCTTGATATTGTTGGGACGGGTGGGGATGAGCTAAACTCCTTCAACATTTCAACCATTTCTGCCTTTGTCGTTGCGGCTGCTGGTGTTGCTGTAGCTAAACATGGTAACCGGTCAGTATCTAGTAAATGCGGATCAGCGGATGTATTGGAAGCCTTGGGCGCAAACATCTTCCTAACGGCGGATCAGAGTGCACAAATCTTAGAGGAAACAGACTTCTGCTTTATGATCGCCCAAACTTACCATTCAGCCATGAAACATGTGGCGCCTGTCCGTAAACAATTAGGTGCCCGTACGATGTTCAATATTTTAGGGCCCTTAGCCAATCCGGCTGGGGCAACCAAACAATTATTGGGTGTATACGACGAGAAATTAGTGGAACCACTTGCTCAAGTATTAAACCAATTGAATGTGAAACGGGCTATGGTCGTTCACGGTCATGACGGCTTGGACGAAATTACCATTACGGATACCACAACTATTTGCGAAGTCAATGATGGTAAGGTGACTAGCTACTTTATTACCCCAGAACAATTCGGCCTTGAACGCGGTCAATTGGGCGAGCTAATCGGTGGTGATCCAGAAGAGAATGCTCAGATTGCTTTAGATATCTTAAACGGTGAACAAGGTGCCCGCCGCAATATCGTTGTCATGAACGCGGCTTGTTGCCTGTACATGGGTAAAGATGAATTGTCTTTACGCGACTGTGTCCGTCTAGCTGAAGAAATGCTTGATTCAGGTAAGGCTAAAGCCAAATTAGATGAATTTATTGCCGCAACAAACCGCATTGGTCAGGAGGTCACTGTATGA
- a CDS encoding phosphoribosylanthranilate isomerase codes for MVKVKICGLRRPEDIEAANVAKPDYVGFIFVPETKRYVKPDLAASFRRDLAADIQTVGVFVNAPIEEIVAICQAGTIDLVQLHGEEDQAYIELLKGQVDQDIIKSVAVGDELVVDPSQADYLLFDSLSPSRGGSGKTFNWEMVSAYQDKPFFLAGGLGVENIEEALKVVRPYAVDASSSLETDGVKDPVKMQEFVAKIREVTHD; via the coding sequence ATGGTTAAGGTGAAAATTTGTGGCTTGAGACGGCCGGAAGATATTGAGGCAGCGAATGTGGCTAAACCAGATTATGTGGGTTTTATCTTTGTGCCAGAAACCAAGCGGTATGTGAAGCCTGACTTAGCGGCAAGTTTTAGACGTGATTTAGCTGCGGATATTCAAACGGTAGGCGTCTTTGTGAATGCCCCAATTGAAGAGATTGTGGCGATTTGTCAGGCGGGGACTATTGATTTAGTCCAGTTACACGGCGAAGAAGACCAGGCCTATATTGAACTTTTGAAGGGCCAAGTTGACCAAGACATTATCAAATCGGTTGCGGTTGGGGATGAATTGGTGGTGGATCCAAGTCAAGCGGACTATTTATTATTCGACAGCTTGAGTCCTAGCCGCGGTGGTTCGGGCAAGACTTTTAACTGGGAAATGGTGTCAGCATACCAAGATAAGCCCTTTTTCCTGGCTGGAGGTTTAGGGGTTGAAAATATTGAAGAGGCCTTAAAAGTGGTTCGGCCTTATGCGGTAGACGCGTCGTCGTCACTTGAAACTGATGGGGTCAAAGATCCAGTGAAAATGCAGGAATTCGTAGCGAAAATACGGGAGGTAACACATGACTAA
- the trpC gene encoding indole-3-glycerol phosphate synthase TrpC has product MSILDEIVLARGKRVAEDKLKTPLKDLLATLPDRHLPPFAFEQALKEGDMSFICEVKKASPSKGLIAKEFPYVDIAKDYQAAGATALSVLTEEDYFEGRNQYLREISQAVDIPILRKDFVIDPYQIYQARAIGADAILLICAILSPDQLVAYIALADELGLSVLVEAHDADEIAMAIQAGSRIIGVNNRNLHNFEVDFQNSIRLRNLTPDETIFVAESGVKTAADIKLLHDNRVDAVLVGESMMLAEDKQAKLSELKGAL; this is encoded by the coding sequence ATGAGTATCTTAGATGAAATCGTCCTTGCCCGGGGAAAAAGGGTAGCCGAAGACAAGCTGAAAACACCTTTGAAAGACTTGTTAGCGACTTTGCCAGACCGTCATTTGCCACCCTTTGCTTTTGAACAAGCCTTGAAAGAAGGGGACATGTCCTTTATATGCGAAGTGAAGAAAGCCTCGCCATCAAAGGGTTTAATTGCTAAAGAGTTCCCTTATGTGGACATTGCCAAAGATTACCAAGCGGCTGGGGCAACGGCCTTGTCGGTTTTAACAGAAGAAGATTATTTCGAGGGGCGCAACCAATACTTACGGGAAATTAGCCAAGCAGTAGACATTCCCATTTTGCGGAAAGACTTTGTGATCGACCCTTATCAAATCTACCAAGCTCGGGCAATCGGGGCGGACGCCATATTATTGATTTGTGCAATCTTGAGTCCAGACCAGTTGGTAGCATACATTGCCTTAGCGGACGAATTGGGCTTGTCGGTTTTAGTGGAAGCCCATGACGCGGACGAAATTGCCATGGCCATTCAAGCAGGCAGCCGGATTATCGGGGTCAACAACCGAAATTTACATAACTTTGAAGTGGACTTCCAAAATTCGATTCGCTTGAGAAATCTGACGCCGGATGAAACGATCTTTGTTGCTGAGAGTGGGGTTAAGACAGCAGCGGATATCAAATTATTGCATGACAACCGAGTGGACGCGGTTTTAGTCGGTGAATCTATGATGTTGGCTGAGGATAAGCAAGCGAAATTAAGTGAACTTAAAGGGGCTTTGTAA
- a CDS encoding VOC family protein produces the protein MSQVLVEICLRVRDIDATLDFYTNLFDFEVASRREFPENKFDLIYLNSPGSNVQIELTYNYDAEPYTIGDGFSHLGVTVEDLEAMHEICKASAYETGDLKGLSGGTPSYFFVTDPDGYRIEVKRKK, from the coding sequence ATGAGCCAAGTACTTGTTGAAATTTGTTTACGTGTTAGAGATATTGATGCGACTTTAGACTTCTATACAAATCTATTTGATTTTGAGGTAGCTAGCCGCAGAGAGTTTCCGGAGAATAAATTTGATTTAATCTACTTAAATTCACCGGGTTCAAATGTCCAAATCGAGTTGACTTACAACTATGACGCAGAGCCATATACTATTGGAGACGGCTTTAGCCATTTAGGTGTAACTGTTGAAGATTTAGAAGCTATGCATGAAATTTGTAAAGCATCTGCTTATGAAACTGGCGACTTAAAAGGTCTTTCAGGAGGCACACCTTCATACTTCTTCGTCACTGACCCAGATGGTTACAGAATCGAAGTTAAACGTAAAAAATAA